The following are encoded together in the Salvia hispanica cultivar TCC Black 2014 chromosome 6, UniMelb_Shisp_WGS_1.0, whole genome shotgun sequence genome:
- the LOC125191859 gene encoding probable glutathione S-transferase isoform X1 encodes MEDKVILLDFYPSMFGMRPRVALAVKGIDYEHREEDKENKCQLLLESNPIYKEIPVLIHNGKPVCGSFVIVEYIDEVWKDKSPTLLPCDPYQRAQARFLADYIDKKVMETGNLIWCEEREEKEAGKKGFVEFMKQMESELGDKPFFGDNGFGFLDVALITYTPWFKTFEICGDFSIQQDYPKLSSWVKKCLEIESVSKSLADPDNVYNFYLTIKEKRGI; translated from the exons ATGGAAGACAAGGTGATTCTGCTGGATTTTTATCCGAGCATGTTCGGAATGAGGCCGAGAGTTGCGTTAGCAGTGAAGGGCATCGATTACGAGCACAGAGAGGAGGACAAGGAAAATAAATGCCAGCTTCTTCTCGAGTCCAACCCCATTTACAAGGAGATCCCCGTTTTGATCCACAACGGCAAACCCGTTTGTGGATCGTTTGTTATTGTCGAATACATCGACGAGGTGTGGAAGGACAAATCTCCGACACTGCTGCCTTGTGATCCTTACCAACGAGCTCAAGCAAGGTTCTTGGCTGATTATATAGACAAAAAG GTAATGGAAACCGGAAATTTGATATGGTGTGAGGAGCGAGAAGAGAAAGAGGCGGGTAAGAAGGGGTTCGTGGAGTTCATGAAGCAGATGGAGTCGGAGCTTGGCGATAAGCCATTCTTCGGCGACAACGGCTTCGGGTTTTTGGATGTGGCTTTGATCACATATACCCCATGGTTCAAGACCTTCGAAATCTGCGGCGATTTTAGCATCCAACAAGATTATCCCAAATTAAGTTCATGGGTAAAGAAGTGTTTGGAGATAGAGAGTGTGTCTAAATCATTGGCAGATCCCGACAACGTTTACAACTTCTATTTGACCATTAAGGAAAAGCGTGgcatttaa